In one window of Burkholderia multivorans ATCC BAA-247 DNA:
- a CDS encoding PDR/VanB family oxidoreductase encodes MNARESIFVDVVAVETLTPLIKRFTLALPDGAPLPPFSGGAHVLVSMQNGERWHHNAYSLLSSPHDTRQYQIAVRREEASRGGSAFMHEHVAAGTRLAIGSPANLFELARNARRHVFIAGGIGITPFLAQLAEHAPGGDVELELHYAYRSPEHGAFVDELKAGPHAANVHTYVDSLGQRLDLMRLFKTLPADAHVYVCGPQGLNDAVYANAALLGWPKSQLHAEQFAATDTAGQAFTVVLARSGIELEVPEDTTILQAIERAGVKIDSLCREGVCGTCEVAILEGEADHRDQYLDDDEKAAQKTILLCVSRARTPRLVIDL; translated from the coding sequence ATGAACGCCCGTGAATCGATCTTCGTCGACGTTGTCGCCGTCGAAACCCTGACCCCGCTGATCAAGCGCTTCACGCTCGCGCTGCCCGACGGCGCGCCGTTGCCGCCGTTCAGCGGCGGCGCCCACGTGCTCGTGTCGATGCAAAACGGCGAGCGGTGGCACCACAACGCGTACTCGCTGCTGAGCTCGCCGCACGACACGCGCCAATACCAGATCGCGGTGCGTCGCGAGGAAGCGTCGCGCGGCGGTTCGGCGTTCATGCACGAGCATGTCGCGGCCGGGACGCGGCTCGCGATCGGCTCGCCCGCGAACCTGTTCGAACTCGCGCGCAACGCACGCCGCCATGTGTTCATCGCCGGCGGCATCGGCATCACGCCGTTCCTTGCGCAACTCGCCGAGCATGCGCCCGGCGGCGATGTCGAGCTCGAACTGCACTACGCGTACCGCAGCCCCGAACACGGCGCGTTCGTCGACGAGCTGAAGGCCGGCCCGCATGCGGCGAACGTGCATACCTACGTCGACAGCCTCGGCCAGCGCCTCGATCTGATGCGTCTGTTCAAGACGCTGCCCGCCGACGCGCACGTCTACGTGTGCGGACCGCAAGGCCTGAACGACGCCGTCTATGCGAATGCCGCGCTGCTCGGCTGGCCGAAGTCGCAGCTCCATGCCGAACAGTTCGCCGCGACCGATACGGCCGGCCAGGCCTTCACCGTCGTGCTCGCGCGCTCGGGCATCGAGCTCGAGGTGCCCGAGGACACGACGATCCTGCAGGCGATCGAGCGCGCCGGCGTAAAGATCGACTCGCTGTGCCGCGAAGGCGTGTGCGGTACCTGCGAGGTCGCGATCCTCGAAGGCGAGGCCGATCACCGCGACCAGTATCTCGACGACGACGAAAAGGCCGCGCAGAAGACGATCCTGCTGTGCGTCTCGCGTGCGCGCACGCCGCGCCTCGTGATCGACCTGTAA
- a CDS encoding aromatic ring-hydroxylating oxygenase subunit alpha, with protein sequence MTYLPIEFHQKAKLPQLPADFCSNPELAWTIPKTYYTSQEVFKVEEEKIFADTWICVAHRSELADANQYVTREVIGENVLIVRGKDKVLRAFYNVCPHRGHQLLEGSGKAKNVITCPYHAWTFKLDGALAHANNCDHVMAFDKENASLVPVKVEEYAGFVFINLNPNAGTVEAQLPGMEARLRAACPVIDDLKLAARFVSETPANWKSIVDNYLECYHCGPAHPGFSDSVKIDQYTHTLHGNWTLQFGHAESSERSFKLDPSIKDASFQGFWAWPCTMFNVPPGADFMTVIYEFPVNAEVTLQHYDIYFLNEELTDYQKNLIEWYRNVFRPEDLRLVESVQKGLKSRGYRGQGRIMVDQRRSGISEHGIAHFHHLLAQKYQD encoded by the coding sequence ATGACCTACCTGCCGATCGAATTCCACCAGAAAGCCAAGCTGCCGCAACTGCCGGCCGATTTCTGCTCGAACCCGGAACTCGCGTGGACGATTCCGAAAACCTATTACACGTCGCAGGAGGTCTTCAAGGTCGAGGAAGAGAAAATCTTCGCCGACACGTGGATCTGCGTCGCGCATCGCAGCGAACTGGCCGACGCGAACCAGTATGTAACGCGCGAAGTGATTGGCGAAAACGTGCTGATCGTGCGCGGCAAGGACAAGGTGCTGCGCGCGTTCTACAACGTCTGCCCGCACCGCGGGCATCAGCTGCTCGAAGGCAGCGGCAAGGCGAAGAACGTCATCACGTGCCCGTACCACGCGTGGACGTTCAAGCTCGACGGCGCGCTCGCGCACGCGAACAACTGCGATCACGTGATGGCGTTCGACAAGGAGAACGCGAGCCTCGTGCCGGTCAAGGTCGAAGAATACGCAGGCTTCGTGTTCATCAACCTGAACCCGAACGCCGGCACGGTCGAGGCGCAGCTGCCCGGCATGGAGGCGCGCCTGCGCGCCGCGTGCCCGGTGATCGACGACCTGAAGCTCGCCGCGCGGTTCGTCAGCGAGACACCCGCGAACTGGAAGTCGATCGTCGACAACTATCTCGAGTGCTACCACTGCGGCCCCGCGCACCCCGGCTTCTCCGACTCGGTGAAGATCGACCAGTACACGCACACGCTGCACGGCAACTGGACGCTGCAGTTCGGACACGCGGAATCGTCGGAGCGTTCGTTCAAGCTCGACCCGTCGATCAAGGACGCGAGCTTCCAGGGCTTCTGGGCGTGGCCGTGCACGATGTTCAACGTGCCGCCGGGCGCGGATTTCATGACGGTGATCTATGAATTCCCGGTCAACGCCGAAGTGACGCTGCAGCACTACGACATCTATTTCCTGAACGAAGAGCTGACCGACTATCAGAAGAACCTGATCGAGTGGTACCGCAACGTGTTCCGTCCGGAAGACCTGCGCCTCGTCGAGAGCGTGCAGAAGGGGCTGAAGTCGCGCGGCTATCGCGGCCAGGGCCGGATCATGGTCGACCAGCGACGCAGCGGCATCAGCGAACACGGCATCGCGCACTTCCATCATCTGCTCGCACAAAAGTATCAGGACTGA
- a CDS encoding LysR substrate-binding domain-containing protein yields MNETSAMPELGDLRVFCMVARKASFSAAADALAMSSSYVSKRVGMLETSLGIRLLHRSTRRVSVTDAGERVYAWAEKILDDVEHLVEDVSSTRRVPRGTLRVSSSFGFGRNVVAPALAELSDRHPQLNVRLELFDRIVDVAAEGFDVDIRIGDEIAGHLIAKQLATNHRVLCASPDYLARHGTPKQVGDLASHACLAIKERDHPFGVWRLDARGETVSVQVTGPLSSNHGEVAVQWALAGRGIVLRSVWDVQPLLDAGRLQRVLPGVTQPANVWAVYPARLAQSAKVRACVEFLKDRLGA; encoded by the coding sequence ATGAACGAGACGAGCGCGATGCCCGAACTCGGCGACCTGCGCGTGTTCTGCATGGTCGCGCGCAAGGCGAGCTTCAGCGCGGCGGCCGACGCGCTCGCGATGTCGTCGTCGTACGTCAGCAAGCGCGTCGGGATGCTCGAGACGAGCCTCGGGATTCGCCTGCTGCATCGCTCGACGCGACGCGTGTCGGTGACGGACGCCGGCGAGCGCGTCTACGCGTGGGCCGAGAAGATCCTCGACGACGTCGAGCATCTGGTCGAGGATGTGTCGAGCACGCGCCGCGTGCCGCGCGGCACGTTGCGCGTGTCGAGCAGCTTCGGCTTCGGCCGCAACGTGGTCGCGCCGGCGCTGGCCGAGCTGTCGGATCGTCATCCGCAGCTCAACGTTCGGCTGGAACTGTTCGACCGGATCGTCGATGTCGCGGCCGAGGGCTTCGACGTCGACATTCGCATCGGCGACGAGATCGCCGGCCATCTGATCGCGAAGCAGCTTGCGACGAACCATCGCGTGCTGTGCGCGTCGCCCGACTATCTGGCGCGGCATGGCACGCCGAAGCAGGTCGGCGATCTCGCGTCGCACGCCTGTCTCGCGATCAAGGAGCGCGACCATCCGTTCGGCGTGTGGCGGCTCGACGCGCGCGGCGAGACGGTGTCCGTGCAGGTGACGGGGCCGCTGTCGAGCAATCACGGCGAGGTGGCCGTGCAGTGGGCGCTCGCCGGGCGCGGGATCGTGCTGCGCTCGGTGTGGGACGTGCAGCCGCTGCTCGATGCGGGCCGGCTGCAGCGTGTGCTGCCGGGCGTCACGCAGCCCGCGAACGTCTGGGCCGTCTATCCGGCGCGGCTCGCGCAGTCCGCGAAGGTGCGCGCGTGCGTCGAGTTTCTGAAGGACAGGCTCGGGGCATAG
- a CDS encoding purine-cytosine permease family protein — protein MRQQAVADGLAMEGRGKSRIEARSIDYVPLAERRGKAWHLWPVWFTGDANLATIACGAIGVSMGGNLLWSAIAVLIGNLLGTFFMAFHSSQGPQLGLPQMIQSRPQFGYMGALLVWVVALVTYVGYNSFNQLMAGQTAHHLLGTEPHVSYIVFTAIAVALAIFGYDLIHKAQRWLAIALLVALSVFSVGICVKVPFPAEQLSFAAFKATPFLVQLFAAAAYQLSWSIYVSDYSRYLPPKTGVRATFWWTFTGALIGGAWMMLVGTAAAALNSKIEIADAVQRAGDAIHPGFGSVTLLLSLLGLLAITGLNFYGASLTLLSITDSFRPLKSSAGKRVVSLLIVAVVATSLAFAASDDFMGKFGDFLGILGYLFTPWTAINLVDFFFVRHTHYSVREIFNPRGIYGRWNWRGLTAYAVGFVAMIPFFKTETYSGPVARALGGTDIAMLVGLPVAALVYLWACRSLDTEAERKLVEAADRGLN, from the coding sequence ATGAGACAGCAGGCAGTGGCCGACGGCCTCGCGATGGAAGGTCGCGGCAAGTCGCGCATCGAGGCGCGTTCGATCGACTATGTGCCGCTCGCGGAGCGGCGCGGCAAGGCCTGGCACTTGTGGCCCGTCTGGTTTACCGGCGACGCGAATCTCGCGACGATCGCGTGCGGTGCGATCGGCGTGAGCATGGGCGGGAATCTGCTGTGGAGCGCAATCGCGGTGCTGATCGGCAATCTGCTCGGCACGTTCTTCATGGCGTTCCATTCGAGCCAGGGCCCGCAGCTCGGGCTGCCGCAGATGATCCAGTCGCGGCCGCAGTTCGGCTACATGGGTGCGCTGCTGGTATGGGTCGTCGCGCTCGTCACGTATGTCGGCTACAACTCGTTCAACCAGCTGATGGCCGGCCAGACCGCGCATCACTTGCTCGGCACGGAGCCGCACGTCAGCTATATCGTGTTTACCGCGATCGCGGTGGCGCTCGCGATCTTCGGCTACGACCTGATTCACAAGGCGCAGCGCTGGCTCGCGATCGCGCTGCTGGTTGCATTGAGCGTGTTCAGCGTCGGCATCTGCGTGAAGGTGCCGTTCCCGGCCGAACAGCTGTCGTTCGCGGCCTTCAAGGCGACGCCGTTCCTCGTGCAGCTGTTCGCGGCGGCGGCCTACCAGCTGTCGTGGTCGATCTACGTGTCGGACTACTCGCGCTATCTGCCGCCCAAGACCGGTGTGCGCGCAACGTTCTGGTGGACCTTCACCGGCGCGCTGATCGGCGGCGCGTGGATGATGCTGGTCGGTACGGCCGCGGCCGCGCTGAACTCGAAGATCGAGATTGCCGATGCCGTGCAGCGTGCGGGCGACGCGATCCATCCCGGTTTCGGCTCCGTCACGCTGCTGCTGTCGCTGCTCGGGCTGCTCGCGATCACGGGCCTGAATTTCTACGGCGCTTCGCTCACGCTGCTCAGCATCACCGATTCGTTTCGGCCGCTCAAGTCGAGCGCGGGCAAGCGCGTCGTGAGCCTGCTGATCGTTGCGGTCGTCGCGACGTCGCTCGCGTTCGCGGCATCCGACGATTTCATGGGCAAGTTCGGCGACTTCCTCGGCATTCTCGGTTATCTGTTCACGCCGTGGACCGCGATCAACCTCGTCGACTTCTTCTTCGTGCGGCATACGCATTACTCGGTGCGCGAGATCTTCAATCCGCGCGGCATCTACGGCCGCTGGAACTGGCGCGGCCTTACCGCGTATGCGGTCGGCTTCGTCGCGATGATCCCGTTCTTCAAGACCGAGACGTACAGCGGCCCCGTCGCACGTGCGCTCGGCGGTACCGATATCGCGATGCTGGTCGGCCTGCCGGTTGCCGCGCTCGTCTATTTGTGGGCATGCCGCTCGCTCGATACCGAAGCGGAGCGCAAGCTCGTCGAGGCGGCCGATCGCGGCCTGAACTGA
- a CDS encoding NAD-dependent succinate-semialdehyde dehydrogenase, with translation MTALQSPSLLREQAYIAGAWRGAHDGAVLDVTNPSTGERIARVPNMGAGEARAAIEAAHTAFATWRKTTAKERARLLRNWFELIMARQEELAALMTREQGKPLAEARGEIAYAASFVEWFAEQAKRIDGDVIPSPNPDQRLVVTKEPVGVCAAITPWNFPAAMITRKAAPALAAGCTIVIKPANETPLSAFALAALAEEAGIPAGVVNVVTGKSREIGAEMTSSPLVKKLTFTGSTEVGRLLMRQCSDTVKKMSLELGGNAPFIVFDDADLERAVEGALLSKYRNAGQTCVCANRFFVHDAVYDEFCRRFAERVAAFHVGDGFDAGVNIGPLINEAARDKVDGLVRDAVAQGARVLVGGAPHARGGNFYAPTVLADAKPGMAVLSEEIFGPVAPIVRFTSDDEVVRLANDSIYGLAAYFYSRDIGRVWRVAEQLEYGIVGINSGLISNEVAPFGGVKQSGIGREGSKYGIEDFLSIKYLCMGGVSA, from the coding sequence ATGACTGCCCTTCAATCACCGAGCCTGCTGCGCGAGCAGGCCTACATTGCCGGCGCGTGGCGCGGCGCCCACGACGGCGCGGTGCTCGACGTCACCAATCCGTCGACCGGCGAGCGGATCGCACGCGTGCCGAACATGGGCGCCGGCGAGGCGCGCGCCGCGATCGAGGCCGCGCATACGGCGTTCGCGACGTGGCGCAAGACCACCGCGAAGGAGCGCGCGCGCCTGCTGCGCAACTGGTTCGAGCTCATCATGGCGCGCCAGGAAGAGCTCGCGGCGCTGATGACGCGCGAGCAGGGCAAGCCGCTCGCCGAAGCGCGCGGCGAGATCGCCTATGCGGCATCGTTCGTCGAATGGTTCGCCGAGCAGGCCAAGCGTATCGACGGCGACGTGATCCCGAGTCCGAACCCCGATCAGCGCCTCGTCGTGACGAAGGAACCGGTCGGCGTCTGCGCGGCGATCACGCCGTGGAATTTCCCCGCGGCGATGATCACGCGCAAGGCCGCCCCCGCGCTCGCGGCCGGCTGCACGATCGTGATCAAGCCCGCGAACGAGACGCCGCTGTCCGCGTTCGCGCTCGCGGCGCTCGCCGAGGAAGCCGGCATTCCGGCCGGCGTCGTCAACGTCGTGACCGGCAAGTCGCGCGAGATCGGCGCGGAAATGACCTCGAGCCCGCTCGTCAAGAAGCTGACCTTCACCGGGTCGACCGAAGTCGGCCGGCTGCTGATGCGCCAGTGCTCGGATACCGTGAAGAAGATGTCGCTCGAACTGGGCGGCAACGCGCCGTTCATCGTGTTCGACGATGCCGATCTCGAGCGCGCGGTCGAAGGCGCGCTGCTGTCGAAGTACCGCAACGCGGGCCAGACCTGCGTGTGCGCGAACCGCTTCTTCGTGCACGACGCCGTGTACGACGAATTCTGCCGCCGCTTCGCGGAGCGCGTCGCGGCGTTCCATGTCGGCGACGGTTTCGACGCCGGCGTCAACATCGGCCCGCTGATCAACGAAGCCGCGCGCGACAAGGTCGACGGCCTCGTACGCGACGCGGTCGCGCAAGGTGCGCGCGTGCTGGTGGGCGGCGCACCGCACGCGCGCGGCGGCAACTTCTACGCGCCCACCGTGCTTGCGGACGCGAAGCCCGGGATGGCCGTGCTGAGCGAGGAAATCTTCGGACCTGTTGCGCCGATCGTGCGCTTCACGAGCGACGACGAAGTCGTGCGTCTCGCGAACGACTCGATCTACGGCCTCGCCGCGTACTTCTACAGCCGCGACATCGGCCGCGTGTGGCGCGTGGCCGAGCAGCTCGAATACGGGATCGTCGGCATCAACAGCGGGTTGATTTCGAACGAAGTGGCGCCGTTCGGCGGCGTCAAGCAATCGGGCATCGGACGCGAAGGCTCCAAGTACGGGATCGAGGATTTCCTGTCGATCAAATACCTGTGCATGGGCGGCGTGAGCGCCTGA
- a CDS encoding PAS domain-containing protein has translation MSEDTFAFRLKVLLEHKKLSLQQVADAVGISRPAVHKWTRGGEIDYSNLRKLAAFLDVNWVWLRYGDDAVKDLGIGAQPELPMTDLRRRYTAEIVSSEARMKHAQEAAGIVTWEWNLVSDELIYSDNCAKLYGREIHSNEEFWDILHPDERSWLNSRALREAIDARKPYVWEFRIVLPDGTVRWIESRTATLVDDAGRPTRMVGTTIDISARKSLEQQLRAQIALLADAERLAGRGAWQWRQAPDEVMVSDEWCRLFGVERDDAPHRHAQVQARVHPDDRAARDAALQEAMAKHGDYRALYRALLPDGTVRLMLEQGHARPDDEGDGVRVTAMCRAAEPADAMAFAAQPAAATTPH, from the coding sequence ATGTCCGAGGATACGTTCGCGTTCCGTCTCAAGGTGCTCCTCGAGCACAAGAAGCTGAGCCTGCAGCAGGTGGCCGACGCGGTCGGCATTTCGCGGCCGGCCGTGCACAAGTGGACGCGCGGCGGCGAGATCGACTATTCCAACCTGCGCAAGCTCGCCGCGTTCCTCGACGTCAATTGGGTCTGGCTGCGCTACGGCGACGACGCGGTGAAGGATCTCGGCATCGGCGCGCAGCCCGAACTGCCGATGACCGACCTGCGCCGCCGCTATACCGCCGAAATCGTGTCGAGCGAAGCGCGCATGAAGCACGCGCAGGAAGCGGCCGGCATCGTCACCTGGGAATGGAATCTCGTGTCCGACGAGCTGATCTATTCCGACAACTGCGCGAAGCTGTACGGCCGCGAAATCCATAGCAACGAGGAGTTCTGGGACATCCTGCATCCCGACGAGCGCAGCTGGCTCAACAGCCGCGCGCTGCGGGAAGCGATCGACGCACGCAAGCCGTACGTGTGGGAGTTCCGGATCGTGCTGCCGGACGGCACCGTGCGCTGGATCGAATCGCGCACCGCGACGCTCGTCGACGATGCGGGCCGGCCGACGCGGATGGTCGGCACGACGATCGACATCAGCGCGCGCAAGTCGCTGGAACAGCAGCTGCGTGCGCAGATCGCGCTGCTCGCCGACGCCGAGCGCCTGGCCGGGCGCGGGGCGTGGCAATGGCGGCAGGCACCGGATGAAGTGATGGTCTCGGACGAATGGTGCCGGCTGTTCGGCGTCGAGCGTGACGATGCGCCGCATCGTCATGCGCAAGTGCAGGCACGCGTGCATCCGGACGATCGCGCCGCGCGCGATGCCGCACTGCAGGAAGCGATGGCGAAGCACGGCGACTATCGCGCGTTGTATCGCGCACTGCTGCCCGACGGCACCGTGCGGCTGATGCTCGAGCAGGGCCACGCGCGCCCCGACGACGAAGGCGACGGCGTGCGGGTGACGGCCATGTGCCGCGCAGCGGAACCCGCCGACGCGATGGCTTTCGCCGCGCAACCGGCCGCGGCGACCACGCCGCACTGA
- a CDS encoding tartrate dehydrogenase codes for MTQTFKIAAIAGDGIGQEVMPEGVRVLQAACAKFGLNLEFTHFEWASCDYYLQHGKMMPDDWFETLRGYDAIYFGAVGWPDKVPDHISLWGSLLKFRREFDQYVNLRPVRLLPGVPCPLANRKPGDIDFYVVRENTEGEYTSVGGRMFEGTDREFVLQESVFTRHGVDRILKYAFELANTRARKKLTAATKSNGIAVSMPYWDERVAAIAAGYPDIAWDKQHIDILSARFVLQPDRFDVVVASNLFGDILSDLGPACTGTIGLAASANLNPERIFPSLFEPVHGSAPDIFGKNIANPIAMIWSGAMMLDFLGDGDARFKDAHDAIMRAIETVLVSGPRTPDMGGTADTTALGKAVAAAL; via the coding sequence ATGACCCAGACATTCAAGATCGCCGCGATCGCCGGCGACGGCATCGGCCAGGAAGTGATGCCCGAAGGCGTGCGCGTGTTGCAAGCGGCATGCGCGAAGTTCGGCCTGAACCTCGAGTTCACGCATTTCGAGTGGGCAAGCTGCGACTACTACCTGCAGCACGGCAAGATGATGCCGGACGACTGGTTCGAAACGCTGCGCGGCTACGATGCGATCTACTTCGGCGCAGTCGGCTGGCCCGACAAGGTGCCCGACCATATTTCGCTGTGGGGTTCGCTGCTGAAGTTCCGCCGCGAATTCGACCAGTACGTGAACCTGCGTCCCGTGCGCCTGCTGCCCGGCGTGCCGTGCCCGCTCGCGAATCGCAAGCCCGGCGACATCGATTTCTATGTGGTGCGCGAGAACACCGAAGGCGAATACACGTCGGTCGGTGGCAGGATGTTCGAAGGCACCGATCGTGAATTCGTGCTGCAGGAGTCGGTGTTCACGCGTCACGGCGTCGACCGCATCCTCAAGTACGCGTTCGAGCTGGCGAATACGCGTGCGCGCAAGAAGCTCACGGCGGCGACCAAGTCGAACGGCATCGCGGTCAGCATGCCGTACTGGGACGAGCGCGTCGCCGCGATCGCGGCCGGCTATCCGGACATCGCGTGGGACAAGCAGCACATCGACATTCTGTCGGCGCGCTTCGTGCTGCAGCCGGATCGCTTCGACGTGGTCGTCGCCTCGAACCTGTTCGGCGACATCCTGTCGGATCTCGGTCCTGCATGCACGGGCACGATCGGTCTTGCCGCATCGGCAAACCTGAATCCGGAGCGCATCTTCCCGTCGCTGTTCGAGCCCGTGCACGGCTCGGCACCGGACATCTTCGGCAAGAACATCGCCAACCCGATCGCGATGATCTGGTCCGGCGCGATGATGCTGGATTTCCTCGGCGATGGCGACGCACGCTTCAAGGACGCGCACGACGCCATCATGCGCGCGATCGAGACGGTGCTCGTGAGCGGGCCGCGCACGCCCGACATGGGCGGCACGGCCGATACGACGGCGCTCGGCAAGGCGGTCGCGGCCGCACTCTGA
- a CDS encoding LysR family transcriptional regulator, translated as MKVENSELEAFVAVAELGTFHRAAEKLHLTQPGLSRRIQKLEQALGVELFQRTTRSVTLTGVGRQFLPMAREQIAQLGMMLSSIQEIAEKRYGKVRVSSIPTVVAQLLPKVLLQYAEKYPLIGVQILDGNHDFVLSQVRAGIAEFGVSLHPGDDEDLLFEPLFPDRYVLAVHRDDPLAQLEGVTLAELRHARLVIGGRDSGNRLLLEMLMGQEAVRLRWFYEVEHISCVAALVAAGVGCAILPRSAVDGIGMLASPDVRAVPITSPVISRTVGIVRHRAVSMSSMASDLCALVKAAAARE; from the coding sequence ATGAAAGTAGAAAACTCGGAACTCGAAGCGTTTGTCGCCGTCGCGGAACTGGGGACGTTCCATCGTGCGGCGGAGAAGCTGCACCTCACGCAGCCGGGGCTTTCCCGTCGCATCCAGAAACTGGAGCAGGCGCTCGGCGTCGAGTTGTTCCAGCGCACGACGCGCAGCGTGACGCTCACCGGCGTGGGCCGCCAGTTCCTGCCGATGGCGCGCGAGCAGATCGCGCAGCTCGGGATGATGCTGTCGTCGATCCAGGAAATCGCGGAGAAGCGCTACGGCAAGGTGCGCGTCTCGAGCATTCCGACCGTCGTCGCGCAGCTGCTGCCGAAGGTGCTGCTTCAGTATGCAGAGAAATATCCGCTGATCGGCGTGCAGATCCTCGACGGCAATCACGACTTCGTGCTGTCGCAGGTGCGCGCGGGCATCGCGGAGTTTGGTGTGAGCCTGCATCCCGGCGACGACGAGGACCTGCTGTTCGAGCCGCTGTTTCCCGATCGCTACGTGCTGGCCGTGCATCGCGACGACCCGCTCGCACAGCTCGAGGGCGTGACGCTCGCCGAGCTGCGCCACGCGCGCCTCGTAATCGGCGGGCGCGACAGCGGCAACCGGCTGCTGCTCGAAATGCTAATGGGACAGGAAGCCGTGCGCCTGCGCTGGTTCTACGAAGTCGAGCACATCTCGTGCGTCGCGGCACTCGTCGCGGCCGGTGTGGGCTGCGCGATCCTGCCGCGCAGCGCGGTCGACGGCATCGGCATGCTCGCGTCGCCCGACGTGCGTGCGGTGCCGATCACGAGCCCCGTCATCTCGCGCACGGTCGGCATCGTCCGGCATCGCGCGGTGTCGATGTCGAGCATGGCGAGCGATCTGTGCGCGCTGGTCAAGGCCGCCGCCGCGCGGGAATAA
- a CDS encoding N-acyl-D-amino-acid deacylase family protein, producing MHFDVILRHGELIDGTGAARFGADLGVSGAHIAAIGDLSHAWADQVIDVSGRIVAPGFIDSHTHDDAFVLTDPDVEPKVAQGVTTVVAGNCGISLAPLLAEHEVPQPLDLLGAWQRFRFPSFAAYLDALDATPAAVNTAALVGHSTLRVRHVADLQREANTAEIAAMRADVREAMAAGAFGVSSGTFYPPAAAATQAELIDVCAPLRDTGGVFATHLRDETAQILASLDEAFAIGRALGVRVVLSHHKVAGKENHGRSVETLARIDAQRALQPLCLDCHPYTATSTMLRADRIRQSSRVMLAWSKPHPELAGRDFHELLPLFGDSVDAAIDALRPAGAIYFVMDEGDVERIFRHDLTMVGSDGLPNDTRPHPRLWGTFPRVLGEFSRRRGLFPLETAVHKMTGLTAAQFGLAGRGELKVGHCADLVVFDPERVLDRATFEHPTLRPEGIDHVFVNGRAVLAHGQHTGARPGRALRRQAATPIRHNDRLAGN from the coding sequence ATGCATTTCGACGTCATCCTGCGCCACGGCGAACTGATCGACGGGACCGGCGCCGCCCGCTTTGGCGCCGATCTTGGCGTGAGCGGCGCGCACATCGCCGCGATCGGCGACCTGTCGCACGCGTGGGCCGATCAGGTCATCGACGTCTCGGGCCGCATCGTCGCGCCCGGTTTCATCGACAGCCACACGCACGACGACGCGTTCGTGCTGACCGATCCCGATGTCGAGCCGAAGGTCGCGCAAGGCGTGACGACCGTCGTCGCCGGCAACTGCGGGATCAGCCTCGCGCCGCTGCTGGCCGAGCACGAGGTGCCGCAGCCGCTCGACCTGCTCGGCGCATGGCAGCGGTTCCGCTTTCCGAGCTTCGCCGCCTATCTCGACGCGCTCGACGCGACGCCCGCCGCGGTCAACACGGCCGCGCTGGTCGGCCACTCGACCTTGCGCGTGCGTCACGTCGCCGATCTGCAGCGCGAAGCCAATACGGCGGAGATCGCCGCGATGCGCGCCGACGTGCGCGAGGCAATGGCCGCAGGCGCGTTCGGCGTGTCGTCGGGCACGTTCTACCCGCCCGCCGCCGCCGCGACGCAGGCCGAGCTGATCGACGTGTGCGCGCCGCTGCGCGACACCGGCGGCGTATTCGCGACGCACCTGCGCGACGAGACCGCGCAGATCCTCGCATCGCTCGACGAGGCCTTCGCGATCGGCCGCGCGCTCGGCGTGCGTGTCGTGCTGTCGCATCACAAGGTCGCCGGCAAGGAAAACCACGGGCGCTCGGTCGAGACGCTCGCGCGCATCGACGCGCAACGCGCGCTGCAGCCGCTGTGCCTCGACTGCCATCCGTACACGGCCACGTCGACGATGCTGCGTGCGGATCGCATCCGCCAGTCGTCGCGCGTGATGCTCGCATGGTCGAAGCCGCATCCGGAGCTGGCCGGCCGCGATTTCCACGAACTGCTGCCGCTGTTCGGCGATTCCGTCGACGCGGCGATCGACGCGCTGCGCCCGGCCGGCGCGATCTACTTCGTGATGGACGAAGGCGACGTCGAGCGCATCTTCCGGCACGACCTGACGATGGTCGGCTCGGACGGCCTGCCGAACGACACGCGCCCGCACCCGCGCCTGTGGGGCACCTTCCCGCGCGTGCTCGGCGAATTCTCGCGGCGGCGCGGACTCTTTCCGCTGGAGACGGCGGTGCACAAGATGACGGGACTCACCGCCGCGCAATTCGGTCTCGCCGGGCGCGGCGAGCTGAAAGTCGGTCACTGCGCCGACCTCGTCGTGTTCGACCCCGAGCGCGTGCTGGATCGCGCGACCTTCGAGCATCCCACACTGCGCCCGGAAGGCATCGACCATGTTTTCGTCAACGGCCGCGCGGTGCTCGCGCATGGGCAGCACACCGGCGCACGCCCGGGCCGCGCGCTGCGCCGTCAGGCCGCCACGCCGATTCGCCACAACGACCGCCTCGCGGGGAACTGA